In Candidatus Nitronauta litoralis, one DNA window encodes the following:
- a CDS encoding CBS domain-containing protein, with amino-acid sequence MANKHEPHHFAKDQTGSRQEIADYMSSPVLSINSSATVKEAAKLMTENNLGSLLVKGNGTYDGIVTETDLTRRVIGKGLNPETTQINLVMSQPIQTLDCHRPVTEANSFMAQKKIRHLAITDNGVIVGMLSVRDLVSFFANPRLR; translated from the coding sequence ATGGCCAACAAACATGAGCCACATCATTTCGCAAAGGATCAAACGGGTTCCCGGCAGGAAATAGCGGATTACATGAGTTCGCCGGTCTTGAGTATTAATTCGTCCGCAACAGTAAAAGAAGCTGCAAAATTGATGACCGAAAATAATTTAGGGTCCTTGCTTGTAAAGGGAAATGGAACCTATGATGGCATCGTCACAGAAACAGACTTGACTCGGAGAGTGATCGGAAAAGGATTAAACCCCGAAACGACCCAGATTAATTTAGTAATGAGTCAACCCATTCAAACACTCGATTGCCACAGGCCTGTGACAGAGGCTAATTCCTTCATGGCCCAAAAGAAAATCCGGCATTTGGCCATCACAGACAATGGGGTAATTGTTGGGATGTTATCCGTCAGGGATCTGGTTTCATTTTTTGCCAATCCCAGACTTCGCTAA
- a CDS encoding TRAP transporter large permease, translating into MTLAITGGLVLLALVGTPLYAIIGALALILFFLADIESAAVFIELYRVTSQPSLIAIPLFTFAGFLMAESGTPKRLTRLTETFLGALPGGTPLVALVACGFFTAFTGASGVTIIALGGLLYPMLIREHYSRKFSLGLLTASGSLGLLFPPSLPLILYGLIAQVNIDQLFLAGIIPGIFLILIFFCYSFAMGKKLKIPITPFNRREAWSAIKQARWEIPLPFLILWGIYGGFITVTEAAAVTVVYVLLVETVLYKDLNLLSDVPRIMKTSMVLVGSILIILGTALGFTSYLVDEQVPMQILEAMGTYIDDKITFLIVLNIFLLIVGCLMDIFSAIIVVVPLIVPIAQSFGVDMVHLGIIFLTNLEIGYMTPPVGINLFLSSSRFNEPVLKMYQASLPFLGLMLIGLMLITYFPELSLWLVHTFQ; encoded by the coding sequence GCCATTACAGGTGGGTTGGTTCTGCTGGCTTTGGTAGGGACCCCGCTTTACGCGATTATTGGCGCATTAGCCCTGATCCTGTTTTTTCTTGCTGACATTGAAAGTGCCGCAGTTTTTATCGAACTGTATCGAGTAACCAGTCAGCCCAGTTTGATCGCCATTCCCCTTTTTACATTTGCCGGTTTTCTGATGGCTGAAAGCGGGACCCCAAAAAGGCTCACTCGGTTGACCGAAACTTTTCTTGGGGCCCTTCCAGGTGGGACGCCTCTGGTAGCTCTTGTGGCCTGTGGTTTTTTTACTGCATTCACAGGCGCATCCGGAGTGACCATTATTGCCCTGGGAGGATTGCTCTATCCAATGCTGATTCGTGAGCACTATTCACGAAAATTTTCTCTTGGGCTCCTCACCGCTTCGGGGAGCCTTGGACTTCTTTTTCCCCCATCTCTTCCTCTCATATTGTATGGCCTGATTGCTCAGGTAAACATAGATCAGCTTTTTCTGGCAGGGATAATTCCGGGAATTTTCCTGATCCTGATTTTTTTCTGTTACAGCTTTGCTATGGGAAAAAAGTTGAAGATTCCTATCACCCCTTTTAACCGTCGGGAGGCCTGGTCTGCAATCAAACAGGCGCGCTGGGAGATCCCCCTGCCCTTTCTGATCCTGTGGGGAATTTATGGTGGGTTCATAACCGTTACCGAAGCGGCGGCGGTTACCGTTGTGTATGTTCTGCTGGTTGAGACGGTCCTATACAAGGATTTGAACCTTCTTAGCGATGTGCCTCGGATTATGAAAACCAGCATGGTGCTGGTCGGTTCAATCCTGATCATCCTCGGAACCGCTCTGGGTTTTACCAGTTATCTGGTTGATGAACAGGTCCCGATGCAGATACTTGAAGCGATGGGTACTTATATTGATGACAAGATTACCTTTTTGATTGTTCTCAATATATTCCTGCTGATTGTAGGCTGCCTCATGGATATTTTTTCGGCAATTATTGTGGTGGTTCCCCTGATTGTACCGATCGCTCAAAGTTTCGGTGTCGACATGGTTCATCTTGGAATCATTTTTCTAACAAACCTTGAAATTGGCTATATGACTCCCCCAGTCGGAATCAATCTCTTCTTGTCCAGTTCCAGATTCAATGAGCCGGTATTAAAGATGTATCAGGCAAGCCTTCCGTTTCTTGGTTTGATGCTCATCGGGCTCATGCTCATCACCTACTTCCCTGAGCTCAGTCTTTGGCTGGTTCATACATTTCAATAA
- the recO gene encoding DNA repair protein RecO: MPLFRTRALVLKVHYLSDTDKLVTFFTERYGKVKAVAKGARRLKSRYGASLEPLTLVSLIYFGKEHQDLFRVNQCDIVSFHQEIRDSLDTFFYALYFIELLDSLTAEGHCDTEVFAFATASLEALNPEQNPELLCRIFELRLLSLLGYRPRLEQCVKCRKFPRSHWVGFSYNSQGIFCAPCLEGNPVEARIKLGTLQYLKRLLTHDLQRWTRLKIPKDTEQELEQFTHRLVLARLGRELKSYPLLKQMTQST; this comes from the coding sequence TTGCCTCTTTTCAGAACCCGGGCTCTCGTTTTAAAAGTCCATTATTTATCTGATACAGACAAACTGGTGACGTTCTTTACCGAACGATATGGAAAGGTCAAAGCTGTGGCGAAGGGGGCACGTCGCCTAAAAAGCCGATACGGTGCTTCCCTGGAGCCCTTAACCCTGGTGTCCCTGATCTATTTTGGGAAAGAGCACCAGGATCTGTTTCGCGTCAATCAGTGCGACATCGTTTCCTTTCATCAGGAAATCCGCGACTCTCTGGATACCTTTTTTTACGCCCTGTACTTTATTGAACTGCTCGATAGTCTGACGGCAGAAGGCCATTGTGATACCGAGGTTTTTGCTTTTGCGACAGCTTCCCTGGAAGCTCTCAATCCTGAACAAAACCCGGAGCTCTTGTGTCGTATTTTTGAGCTTCGGCTTTTATCCTTGCTGGGCTACAGGCCACGCCTCGAGCAATGTGTGAAGTGCCGGAAGTTTCCGCGTTCACACTGGGTGGGATTCAGTTACAATAGCCAGGGAATTTTCTGTGCGCCGTGCCTTGAGGGAAATCCGGTTGAAGCCAGAATTAAGTTGGGAACACTGCAATACTTGAAGCGGTTACTCACACATGATCTTCAGCGCTGGACCCGCTTGAAAATCCCAAAAGATACGGAGCAGGAACTGGAACAATTCACTCACCGTCTCGTTCTTGCCCGTCTTGGGCGTGAGTTAAAATCTTATCCTCTGCTGAAGCAGATGACACAAAGCACTTAA
- a CDS encoding methylated-DNA--[protein]-cysteine S-methyltransferase, translating into MRKPGTGPFKAQKFYFTIFESPMGDLGLVSSEKGLCEVRTRIRNRNSFITYLKKSYPEIPQENPVKLETVIRQLEEYFAGKRQKFTCKLDLNQGTDFQQKVWKALQSIPHGDTRSYAWIAEAIGQPKAVRAVGGANGKNPIPIIVPCHRIIRKDGSIGGYTGGLNKKRFLLELEGA; encoded by the coding sequence ATGAGAAAACCAGGCACAGGGCCGTTCAAGGCTCAAAAATTCTACTTTACAATTTTTGAATCGCCCATGGGGGACTTGGGATTGGTATCATCTGAGAAAGGGCTCTGTGAAGTCCGAACCCGAATCAGGAACCGGAATTCGTTCATAACCTATTTGAAAAAAAGCTACCCAGAGATACCGCAGGAAAACCCGGTAAAGTTGGAAACGGTTATTCGTCAACTGGAAGAATATTTTGCAGGAAAGCGCCAAAAGTTTACCTGTAAACTCGATCTGAACCAGGGGACTGATTTCCAACAAAAAGTCTGGAAAGCACTTCAATCCATCCCACATGGAGATACCCGAAGCTATGCCTGGATTGCCGAGGCCATCGGTCAGCCCAAAGCCGTTCGGGCCGTTGGCGGGGCAAATGGAAAGAACCCGATTCCAATTATAGTACCGTGTCATCGGATAATCCGAAAGGACGGGAGTATTGGAGGTTATACCGGGGGCCTGAACAAAAAACGATTCCTGCTTGAATTGGAAGGAGCCTGA
- a CDS encoding PHP domain-containing protein: MTLPDTPVITKGIRGAVVAPATKFVGKSFLDHRIRTRISKLKEENPNIVVGELHCHSFYSDGYFSVESILNRAASLGLDFVVLTEHLAADRFPMEPVIKSIQDRYQCLQNWKLKNIPPIRAYPAFEISTEQGHLISLFPEEYSAGNDLISLEKRFLPFEQKWFSVEAAAGLTREMGGATVIPHPELQRSYPFGVPISFIKEYLTGLIDGIEDISAAHGFNENYSGSLGLSSIGSSDDHFNFLIGAAVTVYDGDRHNSLVSAIKAKDTRAHSIDNSLAPLISLARKIL; the protein is encoded by the coding sequence TTGACGTTACCCGATACTCCGGTGATTACCAAAGGAATTAGGGGCGCCGTGGTGGCACCCGCGACGAAGTTTGTGGGAAAAAGTTTTCTCGACCATAGGATCAGAACCCGGATCAGCAAGCTTAAAGAGGAAAACCCGAATATTGTGGTTGGGGAATTGCATTGCCACTCTTTTTACTCAGATGGGTATTTCTCCGTTGAATCGATTCTTAATCGAGCCGCATCGCTAGGGTTGGACTTTGTTGTTCTAACCGAGCACCTTGCTGCGGACCGCTTTCCAATGGAGCCGGTAATTAAATCGATTCAGGATCGCTATCAATGTCTCCAAAACTGGAAATTAAAAAACATTCCACCCATAAGGGCTTATCCCGCTTTTGAGATCAGTACCGAGCAGGGACATTTGATTTCCCTTTTTCCCGAAGAGTATTCAGCAGGCAATGATCTTATCTCTCTTGAAAAACGATTTTTACCATTCGAGCAAAAATGGTTTTCTGTGGAAGCGGCAGCAGGACTGACCCGTGAAATGGGAGGTGCAACAGTTATCCCCCACCCTGAGCTCCAACGCTCTTACCCGTTTGGCGTTCCCATTTCATTTATTAAAGAGTATCTCACTGGGTTAATAGATGGGATCGAAGATATCAGCGCTGCCCATGGATTCAATGAAAATTACTCAGGGTCACTAGGGCTTTCTTCGATTGGTTCCAGTGATGATCATTTTAATTTTCTTATTGGTGCGGCCGTTACAGTGTATGATGGTGACCGTCATAATAGTCTGGTATCTGCAATCAAAGCGAAGGATACCCGGGCTCACTCCATCGACAATTCCCTGGCTCCACTTATTTCATTAGCACGCAAAATTCTTTGA
- a CDS encoding RidA family protein → MKKEGIHTDKAPAAIGPYQQAIRVGSFVYTSGQIALDPVTGEFHSGEIEEETERTLNNIQAILEAAGLTLEHVVKATVYLADMGHFARMNAVYEKYFAEGKPARACVQAAALPKGAKVEIDVIAFTD, encoded by the coding sequence ATGAAAAAAGAAGGCATTCATACAGATAAAGCTCCTGCGGCGATTGGTCCTTATCAGCAGGCGATACGAGTTGGCAGTTTTGTTTACACTTCAGGGCAAATTGCGCTGGACCCCGTAACAGGTGAATTTCACTCGGGAGAAATTGAGGAGGAGACGGAAAGAACCTTGAATAATATCCAGGCCATATTAGAGGCTGCTGGTTTAACTTTGGAACACGTAGTAAAGGCAACAGTATATCTTGCCGATATGGGTCATTTTGCCCGCATGAACGCGGTTTATGAGAAATATTTTGCAGAAGGCAAACCCGCCCGGGCCTGCGTGCAAGCGGCCGCCCTTCCCAAGGGTGCCAAGGTGGAAATTGACGTTATCGCTTTCACGGATTGA